The genome window ATACTTCGCCACATTCAAAACGTATAGAAATTCGTTTTCCAGATCCAGCAGCAAATCCGTATTTAGCATTTTCATCGCTTATTATGGCGGGTCTTGATGGTATAAGGAACAAAATTCATCCAGGACAAGCTATGGATAAAGATCTTTATGATCTTCCTCCAAAAGAGCTCAAGAACATTCCTACAGTTTCAAGGAGTTTACGTGAAGCACTTGAATGTCTTGATAAAGATCGGAATTTTCTTAAATCGGGAGATGTTTTTGATGACGACCAAATTAATTCTTTTATTGAATTAAAAATGAAAGAAGTTCTGCGTTATGAAACAGCACCTCATCCTATTGAATTTGATATGTATTATTCTGTTTAATGCAATAATGGAGGTTTTTTGCCTCCATTATTATGGAATAATGTACCTTTGAATAATCTCAATTGTCATTAGACAACTGGTTTTATATCAAAGGTTTAGTCAATTTTTTTAGAAAATGTATTGTAATTTTATTTATAGTTATATTTATTATTATAATTTTGTGTTTTGAAGTTTAAGGGATTCATTTCCACATTATAATTGTCGAAAGGATTGTAAGATCCATAATTTTTCTTCCACTGTATGGGATCAATAAAATTGCTTGACCATAGGCCGATTTTATTATTTTGTGCGTTTTTTTCAGCGCTTAGATATGTTGTTGGAATTGGATATTGATTGTCTTTTGATATTATGAGCATACCTTCTTCCAGTCCTATTTCAGCTAGATCGACGCCTTGGACGAAGCACTGCGCGTAGTGGATTTTTTTTTCGATGATAGCTTGCTTACAAGATATGTTCTGTCCTAGAGTTTTAGTGACTAGCCAAGCTGTTGTAACAGCTCCACATGGCCATTCTTGGTTATTTAATTCTGCTTTTTGACGAGGTGCACATGTATCTACGCCATATAAGTGAATATTTCGGATGATAGGTTGATGCTGAGGTTTTTCGGCACTGGTTATCAATTTGAATGTCACACCGCTAGTAACAGATGCAATACCATTAAATACGACATTATGATTATTTGGATCACTATTTATCCAGTTGAGATTTTGTTTATTTTCTTTTACCTTTTTTTGAATATCGGCTTCAAGTAGTTTATTTTCTTCGAGATACATATTAATTATGTCTTGGTTTTCTTTCATTTTTAATGTTTCAAAAATATTTAAATTTGTTGTGTTTTGATTTTGGCTTATTATCCATAATGCTAAAGAACAGACAATGTAGACAATAATAATCGGTTTAAATCGCATTTGCCGAATCCTTATTGTTTCTATAGAAAGTAAAATTTTTATGCATCATCTCTTTGCCTTTGAAGAGAAGTTTTCAACAGCATTTGTTGCAAATTAAACACATTTTGTAAAGAAAAACATTATTTTTACACTCTTGATATTGTCATTTTGATAAAATAACAATATTCATATCAAACTTTAACGGTTTAAATTTTCTTTCTCTTAGGTAGAGGATTTTAAATAAAGGCTTTTTGATAAACTATTCATAATCAAAGGGACTTAAAAATTATAAGTCTTTCATATTAGAGGTCTTTAACTTTTAGAGATAAGAGGATGTCAATATATAATCAATATTCTTTTTGAAGAGAGGTTAAATGACAAACGATGTATCTAAGATCTGTTTTATTATCACTACGCTATTTTTTACAATGCTTGTTATGTTAAATCCAGCTTATGCTGATACTGCTGTTAGTGGTCTGGGGACGCTTGATACTGTTTTGCAAGCTATTGTTGGTATGATAACAGGTAATACAGCGAAGCTCATTGCAACTATATGTGTTGCTATTGTGGGTATTGGCTGGATGTATGGTGTTATTGATTTACGCAAAGCAGCATACTGTGTTCTTGGTATTGGCATTGTTTTTGGTGCTTCTGCCTTTGTTACTTTATTAAAAGGAACGACATCATAAATGAATGAAGATACCCTTTTTCTTGCCTGCACAAGACCAGCTATGTTTGCTGGAGTTACGGTGGAAGCTATGGCATTGAATGTCATGACAATATCTACACTTTTTATCATTACAAGCAGTTTCTCAATGATTGGTTTTGGCGT of Bartonella sp. JB63 contains these proteins:
- a CDS encoding TrbC/VirB2 family protein, giving the protein MTNDVSKICFIITTLFFTMLVMLNPAYADTAVSGLGTLDTVLQAIVGMITGNTAKLIATICVAIVGIGWMYGVIDLRKAAYCVLGIGIVFGASAFVTLLKGTTS